Genomic DNA from Halobaculum sp. MBLA0147:
ACCCGCTCGCGGACGCGCCGACAGAGGGCGGCGTTCCACCCCGGTTCGAAGTCGTACGCGACCGACTCGATCCAGTTCGCGACCGCCACCGCGACGGCTCGCGCTCGCGACCCGAACGCGCGGTCGTACCCCTCGTGGTGTCGCTCGTCGCGCCACGCCGCGTCCGGGAACTCCCCCCGGACGATCGACATGTCCCAGAAGACGGAGCCGTTCACCGGGACGAGACCGTCGTAGCCCGCGCTGGCGAGCCGCTGGCACAGTCGGACCGTCTCCGTCGCCGAGCGTGTCCGGCGGACGAACGGCGGCGCCGCGGTCTCGGCGGGGACCTTCGTCGTCACCGGCACGTCGCCGACGCGGTCGCGGATCTCGGACAAGACGACCTCGAAGAAGCGGCCGTGGTCGCCGAACTCGTCGTCGCGGCGGTTGTAGAACGGGGAGCAGAACTGGTGGAGCAGTCCCATGTTCGCCCCGGCGAGGTGGATCACGTCGTACCCCGCCGCGACCGCGCGCTCGGCGGCTCGTCCGAACGTCGCCGCGAGGTCGTACACCTCGGCCGTCGAGAGCACCCGCGCGTCGTACGAGAGCAGTCCGGCGCGGTCGAGCGCGCGGAGCTGCCACGGGGGTTCGGAGACGGCGAGCTGTTCCAGTCCTGGGTGCTCCCGGCGGTACTCGTGGTGCCAGGTCTCCATCGCGCGGAGCCCGCCGTGTTCGAGTTGGATCGCGATCCGGCCGCCGTGGCGGTGGATCGCGTCGGTCAGTCGCTCCAGCTCCGACACGAACTCGGGGTCGTGGACGCGTGTCATCCCCGGTGCGGCACAGCCACCCTCCGCGGTGACGATCGTCGCACCTTGACAGACGAGGCCGGCTCCCGCGGCGGCCGCGGGTTCGAGGTCTGCGATCAGCCGGTCGACCGCCTCCGGGCCGTTGCCGGCACACTCCAACAGTGGGGCGCGGTAGAGCCGATTCGCCAGTGTCACAGAGCCCAACTCCAGCGGGTCGGTGAGGGCGGGCGCCGTCTCGGAACGAGGTGTCGTCATCGGTGGGTGGTCGGAGGTGGTACGTCGCGGTGTCGTCTGGTTGCGTCCGCTCGGGAGGCGACGGGCAAGAGCGTTCCGTCGGCCTCGCTCGGGAACCCGCGCAACTTTTACCCCGACGCGGTGACGGCTCGCGTGTGCCGTACAGCTACGAGCCGCAGTACTTCGAGGAGTTCGAGGAGGGACAGACGTTCCAGTCCGTCGGACGGACGGTGACGGAGTCGGACTTCGTCATGCACTCGGCGTTCACCGGCGACTGGACCGAGCTACACACGAACGCGGAGTACGCCGCCGACTCGCAGTTCGGCGAGCGCGTCGCCCACGGCCCGATGACGTTCTCGCTGGCGACCGGGTTCGTCTACCGCTGTGGATTCCTGGAACGGCGCGTCGAGGCGTTCCTCGGGATGAACTACATGGACATCCCCGCGCCGGTGTACGAGGGCGACACCATCTCGCTGGCGATGGAGGTCACCGAGACGAAGTCGCTGTCCTCCCGCGACGACGCCGGCATCGTCGTGATCGACACGACGATGACGAACCAGGACGACGAGGTGGTGTTCGAGGGCGACATGAAGTTCATGATCGCCTCCGAGTCGACCGCCGACGAGGCCGAGTGAGTCCGGGCGGAACCGGACAGACTCGGACGACTCACAGCCGCAGCAGGACCGCGAACACGACCAACGCGGCGACGCCGGCGAGCAGCGCCAGCGGCGCGGGCGCGCCCGGCGAGAGTGGGACGCGCTGGGTCGCTCGCGCGACCGCGACGGCACTCCCCGCGGCCGCACCGCTGATCAGCAGTGTCCCGCCGAGGTGAGACAACGTCGCGGTCCGCGAACGACCGACGCGACCCACCTCCCGACCGAGTTCGACGCCGTAGCTCCCCAGATCCCACACCGCGACCGCGGCGACCAGCGCCCCGAACGAGACGAGCGTCCCCGCGTCGACGGCCACGCCGAACCCGCCGGCGGCGAACAGCCCCGCGGCGACGAGCCCGTGGCCGACCCCCGTCTCCGGGAGGAACCCGAGCACCGTCGCACCCGTCAGTGCCACCAGCAACGTCGCCGCGACGGCGACACAGACGGCGACGACCCCGAGCGCGACCGTCTGTGGCCCGTAGTACGACAACACGGCCTCCCACTCCGTGCGGAACGGCGTCGCGGCACT
This window encodes:
- a CDS encoding MaoC/PaaZ C-terminal domain-containing protein, which gives rise to MPYSYEPQYFEEFEEGQTFQSVGRTVTESDFVMHSAFTGDWTELHTNAEYAADSQFGERVAHGPMTFSLATGFVYRCGFLERRVEAFLGMNYMDIPAPVYEGDTISLAMEVTETKSLSSRDDAGIVVIDTTMTNQDDEVVFEGDMKFMIASESTADEAE
- a CDS encoding NADH:flavin oxidoreductase, with product MTTPRSETAPALTDPLELGSVTLANRLYRAPLLECAGNGPEAVDRLIADLEPAAAAGAGLVCQGATIVTAEGGCAAPGMTRVHDPEFVSELERLTDAIHRHGGRIAIQLEHGGLRAMETWHHEYRREHPGLEQLAVSEPPWQLRALDRAGLLSYDARVLSTAEVYDLAATFGRAAERAVAAGYDVIHLAGANMGLLHQFCSPFYNRRDDEFGDHGRFFEVVLSEIRDRVGDVPVTTKVPAETAAPPFVRRTRSATETVRLCQRLASAGYDGLVPVNGSVFWDMSIVRGEFPDAAWRDERHHEGYDRAFGSRARAVAVAVANWIESVAYDFEPGWNAALCRRVRERVSVPVFCEGGIRDRPQIDRLLGDACDAVGMGRPFYAEPRLPARLLGREAADAAVVCENCNNCAVPQVTGAPGVCRTPAVLERAGELRRAGAYERPAAAGEGADDTTTAEGVGVEDVATAEDVGVDDTTTAEEAGDD